In Vibrio fluvialis, the DNA window TCCATTTCACCACGGGCCAGACGCGCGCGTCCCATCTCCTGGTCGACGCCAATCAGCATGCCGGGCTTTTCGAGGTGCAAAACGTTCGGATAGACCTTACGTAACTTTTCCATTGGATCGAGAATGGCGTGTTTGTCATGCAGGCGCACCAAAAGATAGTCGTGAGCACTCGGATCGGTTTTGCCTTGTTCAAGCAGTTGATCCAACTCACCTTCGATAATACGCATGTCATGAGGTGCGCTCAGTGGAATGTGCTCTGCGGCAACAAAGCCTGCATCATTCAGCTCGACCAGTGTCATTCCTTTTTTCTGATGCTGCTCTGAGAAACTGTATTTCATCAGTGAGCCGGAGTAACGAATGTGTTCTTCACCCTTTTTTTGCGGCTGATGAAGATGGCCCAGTGCCACATAATCGAAATCAGCAAAGTGTTCGTGGTTAACACGATCTGAACCACCAATCGACAGAGGACGCTCTGAATCCGATTCCATCGCTCCATCGACAAAGCAATGACTGATCAATACGTGACGTTGTGACGTATCACGTTGCGCTTTAATACATTCACACAGAAACTGGTGCGCTTCATCGTGAGTAGTGACGCTGTTTTGGTAGTGATGGCGAACTTGTTCCGGGTCGTTGTAAGGCATCCCATAGAAAGCAACGTCGCCAGCCTGCTCAGATTTCAGTACCACAGGTGTCATCATCTGCTCAAAATCGCTGATGATATGTAATCCTGCGCCTTTCATTTGTTTCGCGGCAAAACCGAGACGCTTGGCACCATCATGATTACCGGGAATCATAATCATCGGAATATTGAGGTCCGTGCAAATCGAACTTACCACTTCATCAAGCAACTCAATCGCCACGGTTGGCGGAACGGAACGATCGTAAACATCCCCGGCGACGATAACCGCATCGACGGCGTTATTTTTCAAATAATCAATCAGTTGTTTAAGGACGTAACGTTGATCTTCCAGAAGGGACACATTGTGAAACTGGCGACCTAAGTGCCAATCAGAGGTGTGCAGAAACTTCATTCCTAGCCTGTTGAACGAATATCTATGAGTAATTTGTGCTTATGATACTCGTTTTAAATGGAATTGCGATGAATGAAAGGAAAAGATTGAACATAGATCGATCCCTGCGGCACTAGGTGCCACAGAGATCGACGCTAAGACAGAATGAATGATTATTCATTCTCCTTCGAATATTGTCGATTTAACGAGTTCGTACTTTCAAACGGCGCGGAACCAATTCGACCCCGGCCTGATAACGTTTCGCAGAAGCATTGAGCGCGAGAGCCAGCGCACTATCGGCGATCACTTCAAATTGCTGCGGCAAAGAATTCACTTTTATCGGCAAGAAATCCAGCAAACGATTATCACCGAACGTTGCCAGACGAATGGTTTGCATTAAATCCGGGTGCGCCAAGAGCACATCCAAAATCCCTTCCAGCAGCGTATATGACGTTGCGACAACGGCATCCGGGACGTCTCCGGCAGCGACCCATTGTTCAAACACCCGGCGGCCTTCATGGCGGTTAAAGTGTTCGCCATAACCCACTTTGGCTTGGATGTGATTGAGTTTGAGCGCAGATTCGAAACCTTGTTGACGCTCCTGCGAAATGTTCAGTTCAGGCAGCGCGCCAACCAAACCCACCGTTTTAACTGCGTTGCCCAATACTGAACTGGTGAGTTCAAAGGCCGCGCCAAAATCTTC includes these proteins:
- a CDS encoding exonuclease SbcCD subunit D, translated to MKFLHTSDWHLGRQFHNVSLLEDQRYVLKQLIDYLKNNAVDAVIVAGDVYDRSVPPTVAIELLDEVVSSICTDLNIPMIMIPGNHDGAKRLGFAAKQMKGAGLHIISDFEQMMTPVVLKSEQAGDVAFYGMPYNDPEQVRHHYQNSVTTHDEAHQFLCECIKAQRDTSQRHVLISHCFVDGAMESDSERPLSIGGSDRVNHEHFADFDYVALGHLHQPQKKGEEHIRYSGSLMKYSFSEQHQKKGMTLVELNDAGFVAAEHIPLSAPHDMRIIEGELDQLLEQGKTDPSAHDYLLVRLHDKHAILDPMEKLRKVYPNVLHLEKPGMLIGVDQEMGRARLARGEMDMFRDFFLEAKQEPLSEQQESAMAEVIQSLKQTEQH
- the cra gene encoding catabolite repressor/activator; translation: MTLDEIAKLAGVSKTTASYVINGKAHKYRISEKTQQKVMAVVEAHNYRPDHAASALRAGNSRSFGLIIPDLENTSYARLAKLLEQNSRQAGYQILIACSDDDPETEMSVADALVSRRIDALFVASTMPNASEFYLKMQNSGTPVIAIDRPLDDEYFACVISEDFGAAFELTSSVLGNAVKTVGLVGALPELNISQERQQGFESALKLNHIQAKVGYGEHFNRHEGRRVFEQWVAAGDVPDAVVATSYTLLEGILDVLLAHPDLMQTIRLATFGDNRLLDFLPIKVNSLPQQFEVIADSALALALNASAKRYQAGVELVPRRLKVRTR